The window CGGCTATAATTTTATTATTTTTATCAAATATAGGTATAGCTACAGCACTAATAGTATTTGAATGCTCCATATTATCAAAAGCAATTTTTTTTATGTTAACTTTAAATAACTCTTTTTTTAATTCTTCTCTACTTGTTATAGTATTCTCTGTATACTTTGGCAAAGATTCAGGAAGTAAAGAGTTTAATTTTTTTTCTGTTAATTGACAGATTAAAATTTTACTTGCTGCTCCTGCGTGTAATGGGAAAATAGCATTTTCAGGAACTGTAATTTTATAATAGTCATTACTTTCAACTGAAGCTATAACTCTAATCTTATTTTTATCAAAGACACTAACTTTAAAAGTTTCTTTAAACTTTAAAGAGAGTTCTTCTAAATATGGGTAAGAGATATTTTTAATTAAATTATAATTTTTATTTTTATTTGAAAAATAATCAAATTTATTTCCTAAAGTATATTCTTTTCCTACTAAGTATAAGTATCCCATTGTAACTAATGTATAAAGAAGTCTATTAGTTGTAGCTTTAGGAATGTTTAGATCCTTTGATATCTCAGCTTGAGAAGCTTTTTCTTTTAAATAAAGATAATTAAAAATTTTATCTATTTTTTCCATAGCTGGAACTAATTTTTTCATAGCTTAATTCCTCGTTATTATAGTTTTTTGTATTTTTCCAAATCCTTTTTGATAGATAATTCTCTCAACAGTTCCATTAGGAAATGTTTTTTCAACAGTTACTTCAGGACCTGATTCAGCATCAATGAAATTTACAATTTCATAGATATTTTCTTTAGATTTCCAAGTTTTTCCAACAGTAAATGGTGCTTTTAGTATAACCTCACCTTTAGTTAGGTCAATGTTATTTAGATCAACAGAAGTATTTTCACCAGTATAGATCAATGAAATAGAATCTCTATTAATTAGATAAACCCTTTCAACTCTAGTTGCTGTATCAACAGTTTCTTCTACAATAAATTTTAATCCATTTTTTCTAACTACTTTACTGCTACTTTTAGAACCAGCATTTTCAAAACCACCTTTATAAGTAAAGTCTCCTGCTACAAAAAAATCAGAGACAATATAATCTTCTGTATTTGTACATCCAACTAAAAAAAGT of the Cetobacterium sp. NK01 genome contains:
- a CDS encoding IclR family transcriptional regulator, which gives rise to MKKLVPAMEKIDKIFNYLYLKEKASQAEISKDLNIPKATTNRLLYTLVTMGYLYLVGKEYTLGNKFDYFSNKNKNYNLIKNISYPYLEELSLKFKETFKVSVFDKNKIRVIASVESNDYYKITVPENAIFPLHAGAASKILICQLTEKKLNSLLPESLPKYTENTITSREELKKELFKVNIKKIAFDNMEHSNTISAVAIPIFDKNNKIIAALSCPFFSTEANKEHIDEIVIAMKEVCKKISVTITNMTY